In Helianthus annuus cultivar XRQ/B chromosome 9, HanXRQr2.0-SUNRISE, whole genome shotgun sequence, the following are encoded in one genomic region:
- the LOC110875680 gene encoding uncharacterized protein LOC110875680, with the protein MGSIGVWNVRGLNLPLKKREVRQLVSENRLQVCAVLESHVNVTNLARVCKGVFRSWDWTSNGSCCSRGTRIIVGWNKDMVDLMVISQSDQVLHVQVHLKSEDKILFYSFVYAENKYKDRRALWDNLCKHKCFVHDRPWVVLGDFNTALSLDDCLVGPSTIPIGMREFYDCVQHNQLIDVKGHGLRFTWNQKPKNGVGVLKKIDRVMVNIHFLDSYPDAYVLFHPYRVSDHTPCILNLLPFKHTRPKPFKFANFLMKEGFIQCVSKEWAKEVPGVTMFSVVKKLSSLKSPLRRLLFMQGNLHDRVKYVRLKLDDIQKAIDANPLDITLRETESRCIQEFNSVSYDEECFFKAEIKGRMVGSG; encoded by the coding sequence ATGGGTAGTATAGGGGTTTGGAACGTAAGGGGATTGAACCTTCCCCTGAAAAAAAGAGAGGTTCGGCAACTTGTTTCTGAAAATCGTCTCCAGGTTTGTGCGGTATTGGAGTCTCATGTTAATGTTACTAATCTTGCTAGAGTTTGTAAAGGTGTGTTTCGCTCGTGGGATTGGACGTCAAATGGCAGCTGCTGTTCAAGAGGTACTCGTATCATTGTTGGATGGAACAAGGATATGGTGGATCTTATGGTTATCTCTCAGTCAGATCAGGTTTTACATGTGCAAGTTCATCTAAAATCTGAAGACAAAATCCTCTTTTATTCGTTTGTTTATGCTGAGAACAAATACAAAGATAGAAGGGCCCTTTGGGATAACTTATGTAAACACAAGTGTTTCGTTCATGATAGGCCATGGGTGGTATTGGGGGATTTTAACACTGCTCTCTCATTGGATGATTGTCTGGTTGGGCCTTCAACTATTCCAATTGGGATGAGAGAATTTTACGATTGTGTGCAACATAATCAGCTGATCGATGTCAAAGGCCACGGTTTACGTTTCACTTGGAATCAAAAACCGAAAAATGGGGTAGGTGTTTTAAAGAAGATTGATAGAGTTATGGTTAATATTCATTTTTTGGATTCGTATCCAGATGCTTATGTTCTTTTTCATCCTTACCGGGTTTCGGACCACACGCCATGCATCCTTAATTTATTACCTTTTAAGCATACTCGGCCTAAACCTTTCAAGTTTGCTAACTTCTTAATGAAAGAGGGTTTTATTCAGTGTGTTTCCAAGGAGTGGGCTAAGGAGGTGCCAGGTGTTACTATGTTCTCGGTTGTTAAGAAGCTATCATCTCTGAAGTCTCCGTTGAGGCGTCTTTTATTCATGCAGGGTAACCTTCATGATCGAGTCAAGTATGTGAGATTGAAGCTGGATGACATTCAAAAGGCTATTGACGCTAACCCTTTGGATATCACTCTTAGAGAAACCGAATCCAGGTGTATCCAAGAGTTTAACTCTGTCTCTTACGATGAAGAATGCTTTTTTAAAGCAGAAATCAAAGGCCGAATGGTTGGCAGCGGGTGA
- the LOC118481731 gene encoding uncharacterized protein LOC118481731, whose amino-acid sequence MEPLETREDADVVIPKEVVKKVQDKFENVLYGYFLGNRLLFPVVEYYAKNVWMKFGFSRLMMNASGFFFFKFDSKEGMLKVLEGGPWLIRKIPLFLNIWIPSVSLKKDGIKTVPVWVKLHNVPIAVYTDDGLSLLVSKIGVPKRLDTYTTDMCAENWGRTSFARAMIEVSADNELKEHIVVAIPKLDEEGYFTEKVKVEYEWKPQRCAACCLFVHTDTTCPKSPALKLKQVTIDDEGFVTDKRKVAKHGFPQRKQNLNSSIDKRVAILGLVHPERNMLKGKVIWLKLAMVSTIVTYI is encoded by the coding sequence ATGGAGCCTTTGGAGACCCGAGAAGATGCGGATGTTGTTATCCCTAAAGAAGTAGTCAAAAAGGTTCAGGATAAATTCGAGAATGTGTTATATGGTTATTTCTTGGGTAACAGGTTGCTGTTCCCAGTTGTGGAATATTATGCTAAGAATGTCTGGATGAAGTTTGGATTCTCAAGACTCATGATGAATGCGAgtggtttcttcttcttcaagtTCGATTCTAAAGAAGGTATGCTGAAAGTCTTGGAAGGTGGACCATGGTTAATTAGGAAGATTCCTTTGTTTCTGAATATTTGGATTCCGTCAGTGAGCCTCAAGAAAGATGGGATTAAAACAGTGCCAGTGTGGGTTAAACTGCATAATGTACCAATTGCAGTATATACTGATGATGGTCTGAGTTTACTGGTGTCTAAAATAGGGGTTCCAAAGAGACTAGATACTTACACAACGGATATGTGTGCTGAAAATTGGGGTAGAACGAGTTTTGCTCGTGCTATGATAGAGGTCTCGGCTGATAATGAGTTGAAAGAACACATTGTTGTAGCTATTCCTAAGTTGGATGAAGAAGGCTACTTTACGGAAAAAGTTAAGGTTGAATATGAATGGAAGCCACAAAGGTGTGCGGcttgttgtttgtttgttcacACGGATACTACTTGTCCTAAGTCCCCAGCATTAAAGCTCAAGCAGGTAACAATTGATGATGAGGGGTTCGTTACAGATAAAAGGAAAGTAGCGAAGCATGGATTTCCTCAAAGAAAGCAAAATCTAAATTCGTCTATAGACAAAAGAGTAGCCATTCTGGGTCTGGTCCATCCGGAACGAAACATGTTGAAGGGGAAGGTAATATGGCTAAAGTTAGCAATGGTGTCAACAATAGTAACTTACATTTAA